The genomic stretch AAGTGAAGCCGCTGCGGCCGCCAGCCCGACCGCTGCGTAACCACTACTGTTCCACGTCGCCAACCCCTCCCACAAACAGAAACGCTCTGCTCCTTCCGTCTCCCTCCTTCCTGTGAAACGCCAGCGGCGATCGCGACGACCACGAGGGGCCCGCGCGGCCGGCCGCCCTCTCACCCGGCGTGGGACCCCCGTGTCGGTGAAAACGCTCCGTGAAAATTTAGGGTGACGTCGGGAGGTAGGGTCGGGACGTGGCCCGCGGCCACCGACAGTCAGCGAACCCGACGGCCGCCACGCGGTCCCGGGAAAGCGACGGCGCACCCTACGGCGTCGTGTCACACCACTCCGCGGGGCCCGCCGGGCGTGGTGTGAGGGGTCGACGCATCGCTAGTACGTAAAGGAGTGCCGTAATTTATCTCCCGTGGGTCCAGCCGAGTCATATACGAGTTTAAAGAAGGGGTGGTATCCGTCGGATGAGCAGCGATCCGCGATGAGATTCGCGCCAACGTTGCTGATTCCTTTGAGGAAACATGGAAACTTGGCCCATCGGTAACGTAGGATAATAATTCCATGACAAAACAGGGTTAAATGTGATTCTTTTAAGCTTGCTTTAGTACATGAGTTGAGAAAAACAAAGTAATGTTGGCTTCACGGGCGGATTTCCGGAAGGAATCTTGGTACTTGAGCGATCCAATGACAAGAATAAAAAGGTTGTGTGGCGTGGCTCACGGGTAAGTTGTGATTCTCCCatttcaataatatatatatatatatgatgatgatgatgatgatgatgatgatgatgatgatgctgtatGTACGGTATAGCTAGGGATTATTTGACCTCAAGAAATTTCTTAGTTCATTAACATGTCTTTATGGTATTGATCATGTTTTTACAACTTAAAAAGATTGATGGTCTACATTGGAAGTGCAATCCGTGAAGGGAACTACGGGTCCATCACAGTACGGAGCCACCAATATACATAGTATGATAGGTAATACAGCAAGCATGttcctttataatattttatcatactacTTATTTGATACATGCATGAATGAATGGATAATGTGAATGAATAATCATAGTTGAATATGTATCCCTACCGAGCAGTTACGGtgattccctttggggattaaCAGGCCGTCAGACATGATAGTTAGACGATTCCTTCATccattgttgggaggaacgtatcCTCATTTTGACGGGTGAGGAATACCACTCCATCTGTTGTTTGGAGTATGATATGGATTCTCTCCTTCCGTTATTAAGAGAGTGCACCATCGAATGTGATGTACATCTTTGTTATATGATTGTTATGTATGTCATcgagatgtgttgcatatgattaatgcatgattttgtttactataagaattatcattgtttttcaaatatatgagtttcataatgaattgatatgttatcatttcatattaaattattgatatttgtatatgtttcatgaatattgaagattttttttatgatttttcggaGGTTCCTACCATATGGTTGCTGATATATTGTTATTAtagatttattttcagagtaacctATTacgttataatttttattttctacaaAAGATAGCCTCTAAAAATATAATTCTACTTTTATTTTTAGTCACatgtatattttatatttttattaaaaaaataaatgataaaaatgggTATTGACCGTAGGATCTTACGATGATGacgatatttaaaaaaaaaagtattttgcACTTGAAATCACTCAACgaagtaaaaaaaacaaaaatcattGACCaatcttttaaaaataatttaacattCGATTTATACTTGAAACAAATTTTGAAGAAATTTGGGGTTTCAAAACCTCTCTAACAAAGGAAGGTTTGGTCGTAAGATCGGACTAACCATTGGGGGTAACACTCGAGCAAATACATCACACAAGACATCTCATCACATAAAACTGTTTTGATCATTTTTTGCAGGCTACAGTAAGCAAGATTTTTTcgtaaatcatgcttgatttatgAAGGAAGCATTCTTAAATCTGTCATAGGACTCAACCACATGACCATGCTACAATGATGCTTAATTAATCGTTTTATGTCTTCGTATGGATCAAACCTCAATGGTGTTTGTTTATGGTCTGTACATACACGGacaaaatgaatgaatgaatgaatgaatgatagCAAGAGACGAGCATATCTTCTTCATACATAAATTAGTTCATATATCTCAATCCTCGGCCATCACTTCCTGCGTGCCACCAACTCCTGGCAGTGTTTGGGAACCAAATCTCAAGTCCTCTAAAACAGGTACTCAGCTGCTACTATTAACTCGGGTGATTTTGCCAGCTAAAATCAATGGGAAGACATTTTGCAGTTAATTAGAAGCTAAAAACTTCTTCTCATGTTCcaaggaaagataaaaaaaagaagagaccCAACCAACGAAGGAATGGATCAGACTCACTGATTCTTTTTTATTAGGCTATGATCAATATTTTATTCAAGAGCCTCACGGAATCAGGCACCCAAGGCTGGCTCATCGAGAGCAGATGACACTGGTGGCTAAAGTTGGATCATTTGAAATCTCAGCTAAGTTGGTGAGAGGtcctgcatatatatatatatatatatatatatatatatatatatatatatatatatatatatctccggaTCCCGATGCTGTCTCATTGATGTCAACCCACCAACTGAAACACAGTGAGGTGTAATGTTTGCTGGCATCGACTTGATGACTTGTGGCATACGAAGACTTCCATCAGGAACTCAACAAACGACGAGTCAAGCGTTGACATCAACCGTGGTTAAGTCACCATTAGAAAAGACCGCTTATCGACAACATTAAGCAAGCACATGGGGGTGGGTATGAGTTTAGAAGGCTTAAGTATTCCTAATTGACAGCGCGGTGGTAGCaaagcatgagaaggatacaagTAGTAGTATAGATTGACAGGGGATGATGGCGAAGAAGATAAAACAAATAATATGGCTAAGCCAGTGCAAGTTAATGGTTGCTTTAAGATATGCAAAATCTGGATGCGAAAGCTTTAGGTTTTTGATAGGCAAAAGTCATTGTCCAATCAGAAAGCCAAGTGTGATCATCATCATTCCAGTGGCAGAGAATCTTACATCCAATTATATGGCGCAGACAAGTTCCTACTACTTTGATGGAGTCAGACCTACCACGGACAAATATAGTAACGCACCCACCCCACTGTCAGCAGAGGTACTTCATGGTAGGTGGTCTGGGGACTTCAGCCATCTTTTTTCTTGGTCTATTATAATGAAGTAAATAATAAAAGCACACACCACACTGTCAACTGAGGCACTTCATTGGAATGGAATAGACCAAGAACAAGATTGACTGGGAACCATGTATGTAGGTTGGCTTTTTCCTTGACGAGACCCCTTCAAAAGAGCTGCCCCTCTAAAGTCCACCTAATGAAATAAATGGTAAACAATGGTTTCATCTTCTTCTCACATCCAAAGTGAACTCCTAGTCAATGTTGACTTTTGAGTTCCTCTCACATTACGGGGACAAAATGTAAGAAGGGTTGGCAAATTGGCCAGTAGATAAATACCATCAGAAGGTCAACTTCGCCTACATCAATGATTAGCCATAAATCCGACTATCAGACCACATACAGGCAGGGTCTTCAAAATGCTCATCTGGTTGAACTCTTTACCAAAACACTCGAAAACCTTTAATTACACTGACCATGAAATGAATTGGGAATTGTTTAAAGTAGCAGAAACCAACAAGGAGAATTTTTTAGCAACAAAAAGATTATTGAGTCGTATTACATGGAAGAACATATAGACAACAAAGGGTCATGCATGTAAATGACAAGCAACAATTGACATGGCTGATGATTAGTAAACAAGCATTGGCATCTGCATAAAGAACTTACTCCATCTACCCAAGTTTCTCTACACATGTATATCCAGTAGCTATCTTCTAATTAGATGATGTAAGATACGATGCAGAAAAAATGGCAGAAAACACTAGCTGTGAGTTCTTTCGGTCTATTCTCCAAATGCAAAGTTTAGGAAGGTCAATGATATGGAATCTTATCTCTATATTAAATATAGAGAGATCATTTTCATAACTCAAAACTCCGGTGGTCGCTTTTATCTACTCTGATATATCTAAAGAAATAATATCCAGAAGCTTTGATCTTTTCATCTATAATACCACAGGATCAAACATGAAATGCAATGGGTTGACTGCTAAACCTAAATTACAGAAGAGAAACAGACAAATGCGCTTTTCTGCTCAATCAACCACAGGGGATAGCATTTCAGCTCTATAATGATGTCTTTACTCCCGATCGCTTTGCATAAAAATGTTGAACATACCATCAATACAAATTAGCAAATCAAATAATAGGACCCAAGCCAAGAGTGTATAGTTTACATAACACCCAGAAACTAGAAATAAAGAAAGCTAGGAACAAACAAATGGCTTTTACTGGCTTCAAATACAGGAAAAACCCCCAGGAACCAGAAGCTTGAATATTCATTCACCTCTTCTCCCATCACAATAAAATGGACAAGTTTTCTCTTAGTGGGTTTTCTGAGTTTTAGACCTCACAGGCCTAGCCGGTTTAATGATGTAACCGAGCAGGATAACTATGACTGGAACAACAGTGCCAACAAAGTATACACTCTGGTAAGCTGCAAGGGTCTCTTTCATGCTCAGGACCTTCAaaaaaaggaaataattaaataaatgccTCTTCTGCAGATGAAAAGAAACCCTATTTCACACAACTATTTTTTCATTTAGGAGTCTGATATCATGTTTCCTGATGCAATTTTACACCTGCACCATACTAAACGAGCAAATGTAAAGCCTACTTCACAAACTACTTTCTGTCAAAAAATGTGGAAAAATGGCCCAAGTAACCATTATAAGTAACAGATGGAAAAGGACACTAAGAACTGcccaaattaaaaaaaagatgagCCTCCAACAATATGTAGAGTGCTGTTTGCAAACCCAAAGCATATCTATATGCACAAAATAGGAAAAGTCTCCTTCAATATCTAACCATGAAGCCAATGCAGGAGTAGTTGAGGACAAGCAGAGTGTAGGCGAAGTTTGTAAACGTCAGCATCTTTCTGAACAAAAAATTCTTCACGTTAACAGCTTGCTGCCATCTGTAGATTACTGTTCAATGGAAAGGAAGGACATAAACAAACGGAAAAGAGAGTTCAAGCAGTTtcataaattcatgaataaatgCAATGCAAGACACAGCTTAGCCTAGACAAAATTTTGGTAGAAACTTACCTCGTGAACCTGCAATCATCAATGCTGATTGAACAAAGAATATAATATATCCAGGATACAATCCCTGTTTAGACATGGAGAGAAATTAATGTTACTGAGAAATTCTGTAAGCAATAAACATTTTCTGCTGCAGGTAGTCCCTTACGAATAGAAGTTAATCTAGATCATCTGTTTTCCTAGTTATCTTAAAAGTGTATCTAGTAATGAAAACGTTTATTATGACATCCAAAACGAGCTTTTCAATGATATCTAAAGCAAAACCTTCATGGATCTATAATGCAGAAACACAAATCTCCATCTTCCTGGACTTCCATGGAATTTTTAGATTATATTGAGACAACATTGTGGGAGTAAAGTTCAAGATAAGTTGAAAGATACTCGAAATCATCTCAAAGATTAGATATTAGCCCCAGAAAGAAATACCATGTGAACCATAGAGAACTATATTAATCCTTATTAAGCTAATACTTGCACGCAAACTTGCATAAAAACCAAATATATATTAACAGTCCAAAACTGGAAAAATGAAGTTTACTTTTCCCAGTATATAACACCTCATTATTGCATTCATAATTTTACCAGCAAAAGCTCATGCATAACTCACATGCCAAACGGCGCTAATTGTCTGTGTAGCCAGCAACTGAAAGAATCCAGGTTTCTTCCCTTTCTGAATGAGTCTCTCGTATACATCTGAAACAACATGGCCTCTCAGATTACTTGCTCTACTTAACAAAACATTTCACAGCAGATTGATCGGTACATACTACTGAAATAGAAGAAGCATGGCAAAACCAAGTAGCATTTAGCTAAAGTTTAGAAACTTTAGCATCATGTAATAGTAAAAGAATTGGCATATCATAGATTACTAGTAAACTAGTAATCACCATGACCACCTAATTAAAGTGAAAAAACAAGCATAACCTCAGCCAAATAATTGAGCTCCTTTTACCATTCTTCTCAAAGTTGATAGTTGCATTCGAATTGTTCTACACTTCTATGTGTCCTTAGGAGCTCATCTACTTCATTAATTGTTGTTCAAACTAGGGATTTGAATACCAGTCCGTATCGGCGTACTGAACTCTGCTCGATACGGTACGTACTGGTATATACCATCGGTATGCTAGGTTAAAATACCTTCACCTACCACACCAGGGCGTACTGATCGGTGTGCCTTGGTAACGGTTGAAATCCGAGGCAGTACATCTTGGTACCGATCAAAACACTGGTACTATCCGGTAGAGGATGGTCCATGTACTGGTATCCTCtcggatcggtacgtatcgcctgtaccgagcggtacacatcaaaatcgagaaccctAGTTCAAACTAAGATTTTTAATTTTGTACCGTACCAATGTACCGAGCTTTACTTGGTATGGTACGATACAGCATACCAAGTGATATATCCTAGCATACCGCTAAgtatatgtatttttatatacatatgtatataaaaatatgtttataaaaatataaacatatgtttatatatataaacatatatataaacatatatatatatataaacatatataaacatatatataaacatatatatatatatatatatatatatatatatatatatatatatatatataaacatatatatgtttatatacatttgtttataaaaatatcccCTTTCCATCTCAAGAGATGGAAACGGGGTGATGGTGGAACGGGCGAGAATGCAACTCGTCGTCCACATCCCCAGCTCGAACTCATCCCCCGCGAGGCACTCCGCAATGCTTTCATGACAGCCGGATCCGGTGGGGATCCAGCCCAAGGCGAGCTCATCTCACGCTCCCCCGCCGCTGTCGCCCTCAACGACTGTGAGGAAGAAGACCAAGATGACGGCGAGAGCGAGAAGAGGAAGCAACAGTCCTACCCGGGCTAGGATCCCTTCCTTCGCTGTTGATCGCAACCTCCCCGACCACAGCGGTCACAATCCCTCCGCCCCCACTGCATTTCACCCAACGAAGCGAGGACCCACCCCCTACCACGTTTTGCCCGACAGAGTGCTTCTTCATGTCCCACCACATCCAACTCTCTTCTCCGTCATGCCTTCTCCGTCTAAAGAGCACCACAGCCTCGTCTTCCTCACCGTCGTACTCCTCGTTCTGTCCGCCAATTGATACCGCCTGGTAGCAGGCGGTTCGCGTACCAGTCAACTGGTGGACTGGTACATACTACTTGGTACGGGTAATACAATTCGAACGGTGAACAAGTTCAACATGTGATGAATGGAGGTCATAAGGACTAATGTCAAAGCTTCCCTATCACAACTAGGTTGTGTTGTAACATCCACTTCTAGCAAAGCATGCGCACAAGAAAGCAAATATATATGTGCACACATTAATAAACACCAACGGGCTAAAGTGGTCCATATGCAAATTTCATGTCAACCTATATCCAAGAGGCTCTCAGGCAGGAGCAGCAAAGTGCCGCACAATCCACATAAGCAACCACTCTAATAAAGAAATTGGCCAACAAGATATATGCCTATAGAGAAGCACATGCTAACCTTTCTGCTTCTGAATCTAACAATTGAAGACACAATACAAAAACCAAATCCCTCTAAAACCTAAGTTAGGAAACTCACAGTGGCGTAACCAAGTGCTGACTTGGATGTTCCATACAAGAGGCAACTGAACTGCACTAGTTGCAAACTCCACACCAAGAATATCAACATTTTTTGCACGGTCCCATTGTGGCTTGGGAGGAGAGGAATCTGACCAGCCACTGAAACCAAACCCAGATATGATAATCGAAGCTTCTGAGATTGACCAGATAAAGTAGTACTTCCAACGGGCTGTAAATCCAGACATGTACTGGTAGAACAGCCTGTGCCAGAAACCCCATTCATAGTATATGGGTTCGTTGAACCGATAAAGTGGGAAATGTGGTACTAATTGCAAGTACAAGCCCATACATATAGCAGCTTGAAGTAGAGCTCGCAATGTTGCACCAAGAGGTGATGGTAATGGACTGTTAGTGGAAGAAGCCCAAATCTGAACAAAGTCAAAAAATTGTTAGCCAGAGAACATAACCTGGAGGAAAGGCAAACAGTTAATCTGCTTTACAAATGCAAAGGAAAATGACATATGCTGCACATACTCCATTGTGTTCTGTCCATTCAAGATAATCCTTCATCTCATATACAGGACCCGCAAAGTGACTTCCACAGCAGAGGCAGTAACCAATATATTCAACTAAAGAGGGGCAACGAACTAATCGATTCTTTTTCTGAGCCTCACGTAAGCTTTCTTCCTTCAGTAACCCATCACTGTAATTTATTGCACATGATATAACCTTGAGAGTCAGCACCATTAAAGCTCCTACAATGGGAGAAGGGAATTATCTGAGTCACCATTAAAGCAAGTTACACATATTGAATGATGCTACTTCCATGTCTCCAAAACATACACTAATGTTCGATTGTCTGCTACCAAAAAAGTCCTTATGAGTAGGCATTTAAGAGTTGAACTTCCAAAGGTTGCTGACTCGATGAGTACAAAATGTAAAACTTCACAGTTGGATACTTCTAAACCAGAATTCCCAGATGGTAGTAATTAAACTAATAAAGAGTCATCCTAATGCAGTGCGGCGTAGTGCATGTTCCGCAAAGAAATGATATCTTGTTCTAGCAGATGCAATCACCAGGAGTTCATATCTCTGATCTTTGACATAGGTTCATGTTACTAGAAGCCCAAGCAGTGTTAATATGGAAAAACAAGCTTTGCCCTTGCTTATCAGTAAAGCAGAAACACAAATCAAATTCAGGAGGTGAACTATATCTCATGGCTACTAGATACTATCAATGTGACAATAGTGCAACTCTTGTGCTGCCAAGGAAAGATATATGTGGGTTCCTGTGGAACTTCCATGTCCAAGCATCATGACTTGACTGAAAAGGCCATGACTGTCAACAAAAGCTTTCTCTAGGATACTCATGATTACATAACTAATTCCTTAATGTTAGGTGAGGCTCGGTCAAGTTTCTCTTAGATTAACTTAATATCTTCCTGAGGTCGTAACAGTATTCAGCAAAAACTAAAAAACACAGGATGAGTCACTTAATGCATGGATACTACAAATCTTAGTTTGTTGCTGCACGTGAAAGGGAATGCCACGTGGCAAGTGCCATATCAACAAGACCCATAGAAGAGTAACAATGCCCCCTACCATTTGTATATGCTGTAAGCTTTCTGTTTTGGCCCAAGATTTCTCAAAAGCATACGTTATGAATCAAAAAGCTCTTTGCTCCACCGTTGAGCATTTTCAAGGGGACATAAGGTTTCAGAAAGATCGAGCTCTACCTTTGAGTTCAGATTTGTTGAACGTTTATCATAGCTAAACATTTTTCCTTTCCTAAAACATAAAAACAGATATTTTGATACATCTGCTTTCAGATTGTTTCTTGACAATAGCTAGATATGCTAAGATGTATCCGTATGCTCTCTTCATCAACATGCAAGAAACAAGGTGTAAGAATGGGGAAATATTCAGAAAATTCATGTTTCACATTTTtcctttattttataaaaaaaatctgagaTAAAAAAGATAGTCGGTTCAAAAAAGTATTTGCAACAAGCTTGTTTAGTGTGACAGAAAGGACCAAATCTAATTGATGAAAAGTTTCAGAGGAATCAGTTCACTTTGCCTCATATTTTTCTAAAACTAATCTATGAACCCATCATCATAAACCATAAAACTAATTTAGGAAAATTAACAATTAGTACAAGAATCTTTGATCACTAACTGATATTGATGTATGCCAGTTGTTTAGGGTTCATATTTGTTAATTATGATGCATGTTTCATGCTAATTTTAACAGTAAACATCTGAAAAATTAGTTACTTCCCCAAAAGTCAAAAGTTAGAGACTCAAGATAAGCTGTTCCTTTCAGGTCTAAGAAATACGCCCAAGCAAATTATTTGCATTTTGTCTGCACAATCTCCTACTTCATGTGAACAAGAAGATGAGATGAGTTCTATTCAGCAGATTTCCCTTAAGCACAAATTAGGAAATCAAATGAAGTCCACTAATATTGACCTGAAAATAGATTTACACAATGCATCTCTTTGGGTCAAAGCTTATAATTAAGaggcaagaaaagaaaacatataaAACTAAATTTTATTAATGAAATGCTTGATTAACACAAGCCAAACCTCATTACCTGTTGCATCAATCCCTCCTTCCTTCCATGCATCCCCACTCATATAATATACATGGCTACATAGAAATAAGGAAATTAGAAAAGgttgccaagaagagaacatggtTAGCAACTTCAAAAGCTAATAGTAAGAACTAAATCAAAAGagtgttatcatgaatcatcaaaGCAAACAAGCGCACATACGCCAGCATGATGTAGCTACAAGACATGCCTGATCCTACAAATAGAGTGGTAATGCAGAAATTCTTGCTTCGGATCAATGTATTCATAATGCTAGTAGGACATACACACTAATCGTGCAGGGAACAGAGAAAGAGATTTAATTATTAAGAAGGTTCTTCAAAGTCGAAGAAGAATCTCGAAGGCAGTTGCAGTTGCAGGTCTATGAAGGTTCCTTAGGACCTAAATTATAAACAGGCTCCCCAATAACGTTGAAAATTCATCCAAGAGTAGCTCCACCGAGTGGAATGCTTAGAGGAGCTCCCATGTTATCACTTCCTTTCCTCTCATCGGCCCATCTGTAGCACTTATAGTTACAACCCTAACTCGATTATTTTCTAATAATTGTTATACAACACAAATCACATTAAAATCCATAGAACTGTAAGAACAAGAGGTTTTGACAAGTATGTTAAGTTCTAGTGCGAGAAATGAGTGTCACCATAACTATTGCTTTGACTCACAAGTGATTATAAAGACATTCAAATATTATGATGGTCTACCAAAAGCAGAATAGAATTCTGTTACAGTGTTTTCCACTTTttattgaaataaaaataaattttctagttTCTGTTGTCTTTACAAAACCTCCACTCAAAATTCTCTTGACTGAATCAAGTCAAAATTTAAGTGCTGATGAGTCAAAATTCCGAAATAGTGCATCTAATTCTGAACACGACTTCAATGGCATAATTAACAACCCTTCTTTGACTAAGTTCTTAAGCTAATTTACTGCCAACCATCCCATAAATTCTTTCAGCATCAGCAAATAATTCTTTTGATACTCTTTTAATGACCATCCACCCTCGTTGACTACTTCTTGGCCCCATTTGTTCTTTGGCAGTCTTGCTTTGGATGATTTGGATGGTAAGTTATTGTTCAACCTATATTTTGCATGAACCTAATTTTGTTATACAAGCAATCTCCAAATCTATACCTCTTCATAACTTGAATATGTACAGCGTTAATTATCTTGGTTGTCATATTAGCTCTGAAATAACAATGGATGGAAATTATAGGCTCAAATTTATTATCCTATTCCCGTCTTTAAACGCTATAATGCTGATACTCAGCATTA from Musa acuminata AAA Group cultivar baxijiao chromosome BXJ1-3, Cavendish_Baxijiao_AAA, whole genome shotgun sequence encodes the following:
- the LOC135621781 gene encoding lysophospholipid acyltransferase 1-like is translated as MAMEMASMAAAIGVSVPVLRFLFCFVATIPVSLAWRLVPGTLPRHLYAALSGAVLSYLSFGASSNLHFLIPMSVSYASMLFIRRYAGAITFFAGFGYLIGCHVYYMSGDAWKEGGIDATGALMVLTLKVISCAINYSDGLLKEESLREAQKKNRLVRCPSLVEYIGYCLCCGSHFAGPVYEMKDYLEWTEHNGIWASSTNSPLPSPLGATLRALLQAAICMGLYLQLVPHFPLYRFNEPIYYEWGFWHRLFYQYMSGFTARWKYYFIWSISEASIIISGFGFSGWSDSSPPKPQWDRAKNVDILGVEFATSAVQLPLVWNIQVSTWLRHYVYERLIQKGKKPGFFQLLATQTISAVWHGLYPGYIIFFVQSALMIAGSRVIYRWQQAVNVKNFLFRKMLTFTNFAYTLLVLNYSCIGFMVLSMKETLAAYQSVYFVGTVVPVIVILLGYIIKPARPVRSKTQKTH